Proteins encoded by one window of Yamadazyma tenuis chromosome 2, complete sequence:
- the QDR1_1 gene encoding multidrug transporter (COG:S; EggNog:ENOG503NU52), translating to MAGFWSTVSSTIYFPAIPTVSSYFNISSGIANLSVVAYLFFQGIVPTFSSNAADTVGRRPMILLSLLIYVAACIGLARSNAYWLLTVLRCVQAAGIGPVISISSGIAGDVCTAAERGGFVGMVGGMQLTGNAFGGLLGSGLISSYGWRGIFVFCAIGSGVTLVVISLVLPETLRQMVGNGSIKPQSVVNIPPIFVFKRLRRGWTNQIESLGPRKNLDVLAPFKILFNYQTLCVLFAPAVKFAVWSMALTSLTVLEGDGYNYTVLKVGYIYLPQGVTCLLGSLITGRLLNWSYRRSKNLHDEKYKEVPEHERPVFNSLRSRLYVCFVPSVMQFTGMIIYGWCLQFKMNISSIIISTCLISFSSSAAISTVSTVLVDMNPHHASAGVSLINLTRCWMAALCMGVLSNMTAAMGLGGTYTFWAAVGLLADTLMFYVAWYKTR from the coding sequence ATGGCCGGATTCTGGAGCACAGTTTCATCCACCATTTACTTCCCAGCAATTCCTACGGTGCTGTCGTACTTCAACATATCAAGTGGAATCGCCAATTTGTCGGTGGTGGCATACCTTTTTTTCCAGGGTATTGTCCCCACATTTTCCTCCAACGCAGCCGATACCGTCGGTAGAAGACCTATGATATTACTAAGTTTATTGATCTATGTGGCTGCGTGTATTGGCTTGGCTCGCTCCAACGCCTATTGGCTCTTGACGGTGTTACGATGTGTTCAGGCTGCTGGGATAGGTCCAGTCATTTCCATATCTTCTGGTATTGCTGGTGATGTCTGCACCGCTGCTGAAAGAGGAGGGTTTGTTGGTATGGTTGGAGGCATGCAACTCACTGGGAATGCGTTTGGAGGGCTTCTTGGTTCGGGACTCATCAGTTCCTACGGCTGGAGAGGGATTTTTGTGTTCTGTGCGATTGGTTCTGGGGTtactttggtggtgatttctCTTGTACTACCAGAAACTCTACGGCAGATGGTTGGGAATGGAAGTATCAAGCCTCAATCGGTTGTCAATATCCCCCCGATATTTGTGTTCAAACGATTGCGGAGAGGATGGACTAACCAGATAGAGTCTTTGGGCCCCCGCAAGAACCTAGACGTGCTAGCTCCGTTCAAAATCCTCTTTAATTATCAAACCTTATGTGTGCTATTTGCACCAGCCGTCAAGTTTGCCGTGTGGTCGATGGCATTAACATCACTCACGGTTCTAGAGGGTGATGGATACAACTACACGGTGCTTAAAGTCGGGTACATCTATTTGCCCCAAGGAGTAACGTGCTTGCTAGGATCGTTGATTACCGGAAGATTGTTGAACTGGTCTTATAGAAGAAGTAAGAATTTGCACGATGAAAAGTATAAAGAGGTCCCCGAACATGAAAGACCTGTGTTTAATAGTCTTCGTTCAAGGCTCTATGTGTGTTTTGTGCCATCGGTGATGCAGTTCACAGGTATGATCATTTACGGTTGGTGCTTACAGTTCAAAATGAACATTTCATCTATCATCATCTCGACATGCTTGATAtcgttttcttcttcagcagcgATCTCCACTGTTTCAACCgttttggtggatatgAATCCTCACCATGCCTCTGCTGGAGTGTCACTCATAAACTTGACACGATGCTGGATGGCAGCTCTTTGTATGGGTGTGCTCTCAAATATGACAGCGGCCATGGGACTTGGAGGCACTTATACCTTTTGGGCAGCAGTTGGACTTTTAGCCGATACCTTGATGTTCTATGTTGCCTGGTACAAGACCAGGTGA
- the YDJ1 gene encoding Type I HSP40 co-chaperone (EggNog:ENOG503NW8I; COG:O), giving the protein MVKDTKFYDLLGVGPSASDTELKKAYRKAALKYHPDKNPSPEAAEKFKDVSRAYEVLSDDQKRDVYDQYGEEGLSGAGGPGGMGGMGADDIFSQFFGGGFGGMGGASRGPARGKDIKHSIGCTLEELYKGRTAKLALNKTILCKSCEGRGGKEGKVKQCSSCHGQGIKLVTRQMGPMIQRFQTTCEVCQGTGDICDAKDRCNVCKGKKTQSERKILQVHIDPGMKDGQRVVFSGEGDQEPGVTPGDVIFVVDEKPHEKFNRKGNDLYYEAEVDLLTALAGGDFGFQHVSGEFVKLSILPGEVIAPGATKVVENQGMPIYRHGGRGHLFIKFSVKFPANHFASEEKLKELETILPPRTKIVVPKGVEVDECDLVDVDPYRHQTAARRDAYDTDEEEGAAGSGVQCQSQ; this is encoded by the coding sequence ATGGTTAAAGATACAAAGTTCTATGACCTCTTAGGAGTTGGTCCATCTGCTTCTGATACCGAATTAAAAAAGGCTTACAGAAAGGCTGCATTAAAATACCACCCAGATAAAAACCCATCTCCAGAAGCCgctgaaaaattcaagGACGTTTCAAGGGCCTACGAAGTTTTGTCAGATGACCAAAAGAGAGACGTCTATGACCAATACggtgaagaaggtttgAGTGGAGCTGGAGGCCCAGGTGGAATGGGAGGTATGGGCGCTGATGACATATTCTCTCAATTCTTTGGTGGCGGTTTTGGCGGCATGGGAGGCGCTTCAAGAGGCCCTGCTAGAGGTAAGGACATCAAGCACTCCATTGGTTGCACTTTGGAAGAACTTTATAAAGGTAGAACTGCCAAATTGGCCTTGAACAAGACAATTTTATGTAAGTCCTGTGAAGGTAGAGGTGGTAAAGAAGGTAAGGTCAAACAgtgttcttcttgtcaTGGTCAAGGTATCAAGTTAGTCACCAGACAAATGGGTCCAATGATTCAAAGATTCCAAACCACTTGTGAGGTTTGTCAAGGTACAGGTGATATTTGTGATGCTAAGGACCGTTGTAACGTTTGTAAGGGTAAGAAGACTCAAAGTGAGCGTAAGATCTTACAAGTCCACATTGATCCAGGTATGAAGGATGGCCAAAGAGTTGTTTTCAGCGGTGAAGGTGATCAAGAACCAGGTGTGACTCCTGGTGATGTTatatttgtggttgatgaaAAGCCCCACGAGAAATTCAACAGAAAGGGTAACGATTTATATTACGAAGCAGAGGTTGATTTATTGACAGCTTTAGCGGGTGGTGATTTCGGTTTCCAGCACGTTTCCGGAGAGTTTGTCAAGCTTTCCATCTTACCGGGTGAAGTGATTGCCCCTGGTGCCACCAAAGTTGTCGAGAACCAAGGTATGCCCATTTACAGACATGGTGGTAGAGGCCATCTTTTCATTAAGTTCTCGGTTAAATTCCCTGCCAACCACTTTGCTTctgaagaaaagttgaaggaaTTAGAGACCATCTTACCCCCTAGAACCAAGATTGTGGTTCCAAAGGGTGTTGAAGTCGATGAATGTGACTTGGTGGACGTGGACCCATACAGACACCAGACTGCTGCCAGACGTGATGCTTATGACAccgatgaagaagaaggtgctGCTGGTAGCGGAGTCCAATGTCAATCTCAATGA